In Pseudomonas fluorescens, a genomic segment contains:
- a CDS encoding rhodanese-like domain-containing protein, with protein sequence MPDFSGLPLVIESSDLLGRLDAEHLILVDLTSAARYAEGHIPGAHFVDPKRTQLGQPPAPGLLPNKADLEKLFGELGHTPDATYVVYDDEGGGWAGRFIWMLDVIGHQKYHYLDGGLLAWLAEQHPVSTDVPAPVGGPVSLTLHEGPTATREYLQSRLGAADLGIWDARGPLEYSGEKVLAAKGGHIPGAVNFEWTAGMDKARNLRIRRDMPQILESLGLTPDKEIITHCQTHHRSGFTYLVAKALGYPRVKGYAGSWGEWGNHPDTPVEI encoded by the coding sequence ATGCCTGACTTCTCTGGCTTGCCGCTGGTGATCGAATCCAGCGACCTGCTCGGTCGCCTTGATGCCGAACACCTGATTCTGGTGGATCTCACCAGTGCCGCCCGCTACGCCGAAGGGCATATCCCCGGCGCGCATTTCGTTGACCCCAAGCGTACCCAACTGGGCCAGCCGCCGGCACCCGGCCTGCTGCCCAACAAAGCCGACCTGGAAAAACTGTTCGGCGAACTGGGCCACACCCCGGACGCAACCTACGTGGTCTACGACGACGAAGGCGGTGGCTGGGCTGGCCGTTTTATCTGGATGCTCGACGTGATCGGCCATCAGAAATACCACTACCTCGATGGCGGCCTGCTGGCCTGGCTGGCTGAGCAGCACCCAGTGTCCACCGACGTACCCGCCCCCGTCGGTGGCCCCGTCAGCCTCACGCTGCACGAGGGCCCCACCGCAACCCGCGAATACCTGCAAAGCCGCCTCGGCGCGGCGGACCTGGGTATCTGGGACGCACGCGGCCCGCTGGAGTATTCCGGCGAGAAAGTCCTCGCCGCCAAGGGGGGCCATATCCCCGGCGCTGTGAACTTCGAATGGACCGCCGGCATGGACAAGGCACGCAACCTGCGCATCCGCCGCGACATGCCGCAGATCCTCGAAAGCCTCGGGCTGACCCCCGATAAAGAAATCATCACCCACTGCCAGACTCACCACCGCTCTGGCTTCACCTACCTGGTGGCCAAGGCGCTCGGTTATCCGCGAGTCAAAGGTTATGCCGGTTCCTGGGGCGAATGGGGCAACCACCCCGACACCCCCGTTGAGATTTAA
- a CDS encoding HDOD domain-containing protein has product MANETTVPTVKPTTLAAWIKRLDEVRLPVPQANHERVCKAIRDSRSSLRDIAELMQDSPALVLSVMREANSHTHGSLAEPAENLEVALNRLGLKRAEELLARLPSVPANEIPVALRQLLLVSQHASQQANGLFASRLARLWQDIHWGSLLFLSPLWPMAVAYPKLLEEWELRVIHKGQSARQVEQELFGVRLLDLCLGLTETWHLPIWVSQGYNLLLKEQRLLVKALHIAREDDPLRHQQLLDADPSLRRWLNQPANTVLLANGLAMSAQESWTCPHTKRWQYLTALYLQQPLSEVQQQSHQQAVTSARTTLMPDLWHPALSLIWPWNVQKIHRGLLPAPPPTAESLAIWRKRCTELLVEPSRFANAMHLTTCAKEALVASGMQRVLLFMADRALSTLRVHQADGLPKDAANLSLDVVHSTLLQRMLEKSAQVRLTPDNHAQFSALLPPILRRLFTGEHLLLRSLSCNGRVVMLMVADQGGGPFSETTVQAFGKTAQCIEKALHSFTNRSA; this is encoded by the coding sequence ATGGCTAATGAAACGACCGTACCCACTGTAAAACCCACCACCCTCGCTGCTTGGATCAAGCGTCTGGACGAAGTGCGGCTGCCCGTTCCCCAGGCGAACCACGAGCGCGTGTGCAAAGCCATCCGCGACAGCCGCAGTTCGTTGCGAGATATTGCCGAACTGATGCAAGACAGCCCCGCGCTGGTGCTCAGCGTGATGCGCGAAGCCAACAGCCACACCCATGGCAGCCTGGCGGAACCGGCGGAAAACCTCGAAGTGGCGCTCAACCGCCTCGGCCTCAAACGCGCCGAAGAGTTGCTCGCGCGCCTGCCTTCAGTGCCTGCCAATGAGATTCCCGTCGCCTTGCGCCAACTGCTGCTGGTGAGCCAACACGCTTCCCAGCAGGCCAACGGCCTGTTCGCCAGCCGCCTGGCGCGGCTGTGGCAAGACATTCACTGGGGCAGCTTGCTGTTTCTATCGCCGCTGTGGCCGATGGCGGTTGCCTACCCCAAGCTCCTGGAAGAGTGGGAACTGCGAGTTATCCACAAAGGCCAGTCGGCACGTCAGGTCGAACAGGAGTTATTTGGCGTCCGCCTGCTGGACCTGTGCCTCGGCCTGACTGAAACCTGGCACCTGCCCATCTGGGTGTCCCAGGGTTATAACCTGCTGCTGAAGGAACAACGCCTGCTGGTCAAGGCATTGCACATCGCCCGGGAAGATGACCCGCTGCGCCATCAGCAATTGCTCGATGCCGACCCCAGCCTGCGCCGCTGGTTGAACCAACCCGCCAATACCGTGCTGCTGGCCAACGGTCTGGCAATGTCGGCGCAAGAGTCATGGACCTGCCCGCACACCAAACGCTGGCAGTACCTCACGGCCCTGTACCTGCAACAGCCATTGAGCGAAGTACAGCAACAGTCCCACCAGCAAGCCGTCACCAGCGCCCGTACGACGCTGATGCCCGACCTTTGGCACCCGGCGCTGTCGCTGATCTGGCCATGGAATGTGCAGAAGATCCATCGCGGCCTGCTGCCCGCGCCGCCGCCTACCGCAGAGTCCCTGGCCATCTGGCGCAAGCGTTGCACCGAGTTGCTGGTGGAGCCGAGCCGCTTTGCCAATGCCATGCACTTGACCACGTGCGCCAAGGAAGCGCTGGTCGCCAGTGGCATGCAACGAGTGTTGCTGTTTATGGCGGATCGCGCCCTGAGCACCTTGCGCGTGCATCAGGCCGATGGCCTGCCGAAGGACGCCGCGAACCTGAGCCTGGATGTGGTCCACAGCACGCTGCTGCAACGCATGCTGGAAAAATCCGCCCAGGTGCGCCTGACGCCCGACAACCACGCACAGTTCTCGGCCCTGTTGCCGCCGATCCTGCGTCGCCTGTTCACCGGGGAACACCTGTTGCTGCGTTCGCTGAGCTGCAATGGCCGCGTGGTGATGTTGATGGTGGCCGACCAGGGCGGCGGGCCATTTTCGGAAACCACCGTGCAGGCCTTCGGCAAAACCGCCCAGTGCATCGAGAAAGCCCTGCACAGCTTTACCAACCGCAGCGCCTGA
- the motA gene encoding flagellar motor stator protein MotA, protein MAKIIGIIVVIASVLGGYVLSHGKIAALIQPFEVLIIGGAAFGAFLQANPGYMTMHVIKKSLGMFSSRFSHTFYLEVLGLIYEILNKSRREGMMAIEGDIEDAAASPIFAKYPAVLKDERMTAYICDYLRIMSSGNMAPHELEGLFDMELFSLKEELEHPSHAVTGVADGMPGFGIVAAVLGIVVTMASLGEGDQKAIGMHVGAALVGTFFGILAAYGFFGPLATSLAHDAKEEINLYEAIKASLVASASGMPPSLAVEFGRKVLYPKHRPSFAELEQAVRGR, encoded by the coding sequence ATGGCTAAAATAATCGGCATCATCGTCGTCATCGCAAGCGTGCTCGGTGGGTACGTCCTGTCCCACGGTAAGATCGCTGCGTTGATCCAGCCCTTTGAAGTGCTGATTATTGGTGGTGCGGCGTTCGGCGCATTCTTGCAGGCCAACCCCGGCTACATGACCATGCATGTGATCAAGAAGTCGCTGGGCATGTTCAGCTCGCGCTTTTCCCACACCTTCTACCTGGAAGTGCTGGGGCTGATCTACGAGATCCTCAACAAGAGCCGCCGTGAAGGCATGATGGCCATCGAAGGCGACATCGAAGATGCCGCGGCCAGCCCGATTTTCGCCAAGTACCCGGCCGTGCTCAAAGATGAGCGCATGACCGCGTATATCTGTGACTACCTGCGCATCATGTCCTCGGGCAACATGGCGCCCCATGAGCTGGAAGGCCTGTTCGACATGGAGCTGTTCAGCCTCAAGGAAGAGCTGGAGCATCCTTCCCACGCGGTGACCGGTGTTGCCGACGGTATGCCTGGTTTCGGTATTGTCGCGGCGGTACTGGGTATCGTGGTGACCATGGCGTCCCTCGGCGAGGGCGACCAGAAAGCTATCGGTATGCACGTAGGTGCGGCCCTCGTGGGTACCTTCTTCGGTATTCTTGCGGCCTATGGTTTCTTCGGCCCACTCGCCACCTCCCTGGCCCACGATGCCAAGGAAGAAATCAATCTGTATGAAGCGATCAAGGCCAGCCTGGTCGCTTCGGCATCGGGCATGCCGCCTTCGCTGGCGGTGGAATTCGGTCGCAAGGTGCTGTACCCGAAACATCGCCCGAGTTTTGCCGAGTTGGAACAAGCGGTTCGCGGTCGCTAA
- the motB gene encoding flagellar motor protein MotB, translating into MENNQPIIIKRVKRFAAGHHGGAWKIAFADFATAMMAFFLVLWLMSTATPEQKIAIAGYFKDPIGFSESGTPFVIDLGGSPQLAPERTINPEVKTEAPQEKIPIERDTVESMAEQVEQERLELLLQELQTKVEENPQLLKFKDQISFEITPEGLRIQITDAANRPMFDSGSARLKPYFEDILLAMADTIKAVPNKISISGHTDAKPYAGQGDFGNWELSANRANAARRALVAGSYPDAQVARVVGFASSQLFDPKDPFNPINRRIDIVVLTKKAQRAIEGDQPPPPPTSGAGAPGEPPADPNAIAPGQEPLPAHELRQKLNLFDDGGVKDPTVPATGS; encoded by the coding sequence ATGGAAAACAACCAGCCGATAATCATCAAGCGCGTCAAGCGCTTCGCCGCGGGGCACCATGGTGGCGCCTGGAAAATCGCCTTCGCCGACTTCGCGACGGCGATGATGGCGTTCTTCCTGGTGCTGTGGCTGATGTCCACGGCCACGCCCGAGCAGAAGATCGCCATCGCCGGTTACTTCAAGGACCCGATTGGCTTCTCGGAAAGTGGCACCCCCTTTGTAATCGACCTTGGCGGTTCGCCGCAGTTGGCGCCTGAGCGCACCATCAACCCGGAGGTCAAGACCGAGGCGCCCCAGGAAAAAATTCCGATCGAGCGCGATACCGTCGAGAGCATGGCTGAGCAGGTCGAGCAGGAACGCCTTGAATTGCTGCTGCAGGAATTGCAGACCAAGGTCGAGGAAAACCCTCAACTGCTGAAGTTCAAGGATCAGATTTCCTTCGAGATTACCCCGGAAGGCTTGCGTATCCAGATCACTGACGCCGCGAACCGGCCGATGTTCGACTCCGGCAGCGCGCGCTTGAAGCCGTATTTCGAAGATATCCTGCTGGCCATGGCCGACACCATCAAGGCCGTGCCGAACAAGATCAGTATCAGCGGCCACACCGATGCCAAGCCGTATGCGGGGCAGGGCGACTTCGGCAACTGGGAGCTTTCGGCCAACCGTGCCAACGCTGCTCGCCGTGCACTGGTGGCCGGCAGCTACCCGGACGCGCAAGTGGCACGAGTGGTCGGCTTTGCCTCTTCCCAATTGTTTGATCCGAAAGACCCGTTCAACCCGATCAACCGTCGCATCGATATCGTTGTGCTGACTAAAAAGGCCCAGCGAGCGATTGAAGGCGATCAGCCGCCACCGCCACCTACGTCCGGTGCGGGCGCGCCAGGTGAACCCCCGGCCGATCCGAATGCGATTGCGCCGGGGCAGGAGCCATTGCCGGCGCATGAGCTGCGGCAGAAGCTGAACCTGTTTGATGACGGCGGTGTGAAAGATCCTACGGTGCCTGCGACGGGCTCGTAG
- the rsgA gene encoding small ribosomal subunit biogenesis GTPase RsgA yields MAKRQLNRRQNWRIEKIQGERAARAAKRESSAVEALEGGDLGPEQTGLVIAHFGVQVEVEALEGEFAGSVSRCHLRANLPALVTGDKVVWRAGNQGIGVIVAQLPRTTELRRPDSRGQLKPVAANVDMIVIVFAPLPEPHANLIDRYLVAAEHAGIRPLLLLNKFDLIDEQNAPALNALLAVYRTLGYPVLEVSAHHGNGMEQLQQQLNGRISVFVGQSGVGKSSLVNSLLPEVDTRVGPLSELSGQGTHTTTTARLFHFPGGGELIDSPGIREFGLGHVSRSDVEAGFIEFNDLIGTCRFRDCKHDREPGCALLKALEDGRVQQQRMNSYRSIIASLPESSY; encoded by the coding sequence ATGGCCAAACGCCAGCTCAATCGTCGCCAAAACTGGCGCATCGAAAAGATTCAAGGTGAACGCGCCGCTCGCGCCGCCAAACGTGAATCCTCCGCCGTGGAAGCGCTCGAGGGCGGCGACCTGGGCCCCGAACAAACCGGCCTGGTGATCGCACACTTTGGTGTGCAGGTCGAAGTCGAGGCGCTGGAGGGCGAATTCGCAGGTTCGGTTTCCCGTTGCCACCTGCGCGCCAACCTGCCGGCACTGGTCACTGGCGACAAAGTGGTCTGGCGTGCCGGCAACCAGGGTATCGGCGTGATCGTCGCCCAGTTGCCACGTACCACCGAATTGCGTCGCCCCGACAGCCGTGGCCAGCTCAAGCCGGTAGCGGCCAACGTCGACATGATCGTGATCGTGTTCGCGCCGCTGCCCGAGCCTCATGCCAACCTGATCGACCGCTACCTGGTGGCGGCCGAACATGCCGGCATTCGTCCGTTGCTGCTGCTGAACAAATTCGACCTGATCGACGAGCAGAACGCTCCGGCGCTCAATGCGTTGCTGGCGGTCTACCGCACCCTGGGTTACCCGGTGCTGGAAGTCTCGGCGCATCACGGCAACGGCATGGAACAGCTGCAACAGCAGCTGAATGGGCGTATCAGCGTGTTTGTCGGCCAGTCCGGCGTGGGCAAGTCGTCGCTGGTCAACAGCCTGCTACCGGAAGTCGACACCCGTGTCGGCCCGCTGTCGGAACTGTCCGGCCAGGGCACCCACACCACCACCACCGCGCGATTGTTCCACTTCCCCGGTGGCGGTGAGCTGATCGACTCCCCAGGTATTCGAGAATTCGGCCTCGGCCACGTCAGCCGCAGCGATGTAGAAGCCGGCTTTATCGAATTCAACGACCTGATCGGCACTTGCCGCTTCCGCGATTGCAAACACGACCGCGAACCCGGTTGCGCCTTGCTCAAGGCGCTGGAGGATGGCCGCGTGCAGCAGCAGCGGATGAACAGCTATCGGTCGATTATTGCGAGCTTGCCCGAAAGCAGTTACTAG
- the orn gene encoding oligoribonuclease, with protein MQNPQNLIWIDLEMTGLNPDTDVIIEMATIVTDSNLNTLAEGPVIAIHHSDAVLATMDEWNTRTHGNSGLTQRVRDSRISMAEAEAETIAFLEQWVPKGKSPICGNSICQDRRFLYTHMKALESYFHYRNLDVSTLKELAARWAPEVKDSFHKGSTHLALDDIRESIAELQHYRKHFIKA; from the coding sequence ATGCAAAACCCACAAAACCTGATTTGGATCGATCTGGAAATGACCGGTCTGAACCCCGACACCGACGTCATCATCGAGATGGCGACGATTGTCACCGACAGCAACCTCAACACCTTGGCCGAAGGTCCGGTGATCGCCATCCACCACAGCGATGCCGTACTCGCCACCATGGACGAGTGGAATACTCGTACCCACGGCAACTCGGGCCTGACCCAGCGCGTGCGTGACAGCCGCATCAGCATGGCGGAGGCTGAGGCCGAAACCATCGCTTTCCTGGAGCAGTGGGTGCCGAAGGGCAAGTCGCCGATCTGCGGCAATAGTATCTGTCAGGACCGTCGCTTCCTTTATACCCATATGAAGGCGCTGGAAAGCTACTTCCACTACCGCAACCTGGATGTGTCGACCCTTAAGGAGCTGGCGGCACGCTGGGCGCCGGAAGTCAAAGACAGCTTCCATAAAGGCAGCACCCACCTGGCGCTGGATGATATTCGCGAGTCGATCGCCGAGCTGCAGCATTACCGCAAGCATTTCATCAAGGCTTGA
- a CDS encoding trimeric intracellular cation channel family protein, translated as MLLMLYLIAITAEAMTGALSAGRRGMDWFGVVLIACVTALGGGSVRDVLLGHYPLTWVKHPEYLVLTSIAALVTIFIAPLMRHLRSLFLALDAVGLVAFTLIGCMTALEMGHGMLVASVSGVITGVFGGILRDIFCNDIPLIFRRELYASVSFLAAWFYLLCLYLELPSEQAILLTLFSGFLLRLLAIRFHWEMPKFVYNDDVH; from the coding sequence ATGTTGCTGATGCTCTACCTCATTGCCATTACTGCCGAAGCCATGACCGGCGCCTTGTCTGCCGGTCGGCGCGGCATGGATTGGTTTGGTGTGGTGCTGATCGCCTGTGTGACGGCGCTGGGTGGCGGTTCGGTGCGCGATGTATTGCTCGGTCACTACCCGCTGACGTGGGTCAAGCACCCGGAGTACCTGGTGCTGACCTCGATTGCCGCGTTGGTGACGATCTTTATCGCGCCGCTGATGCGCCACCTGCGGTCGCTGTTCCTGGCGCTGGATGCGGTGGGGCTGGTGGCCTTCACCCTGATCGGCTGCATGACCGCCCTGGAAATGGGGCACGGCATGTTGGTGGCTTCAGTCAGCGGCGTGATCACCGGGGTTTTTGGCGGCATTCTGCGGGATATCTTCTGCAACGATATCCCGCTTATCTTTCGCCGCGAGCTGTACGCCAGTGTGTCGTTCCTCGCCGCTTGGTTCTACCTGCTGTGCCTCTACCTGGAGCTGCCCAGTGAGCAAGCGATTCTGCTGACGTTGTTCAGCGGCTTTCTGCTGCGGTTGCTGGCCATCCGTTTTCACTGGGAAATGCCCAAGTTCGTCTATAACGACGACGTGCATTGA
- the queG gene encoding tRNA epoxyqueuosine(34) reductase QueG: MPAITYDLPALAQSIKDWGRELGFQQVGISGLDLAEHEQHLQRWLDAGYHGEMEYMGAHGSKRSHPDELVPGTLRVVSLRMDYLPGETQMAQLLAKPEKAYISRYALGRDYHKLIRKRVQQLADRIQAQIGPFGFRAFVDSAPVLEKAIAEQAGLGWIGKNTLVLNRKAGSYFFLSELFVDLPLPVDPPHSTEHCGRCTACLDICPTNAFVGPYVLDARRCISYLTIELKSAIPEDLRPLIGNRVFGCDDCQIVCPWNRFARPTTEGDFKPRHNLDNAELAELFMWDEDTFLSSTEGSPLRRAGYERWLRNLAVGLGNAPSSIPVLEALKARRDYPSELVREHVEWALKQHAERQCTSSL, translated from the coding sequence ATGCCTGCTATTACCTACGACCTGCCCGCCCTCGCCCAATCGATCAAAGACTGGGGCCGCGAGCTGGGCTTCCAACAAGTCGGCATCAGCGGCCTTGACCTGGCCGAGCATGAACAACACCTGCAACGCTGGCTCGACGCGGGTTACCACGGCGAGATGGAGTACATGGGCGCCCATGGCAGCAAGCGATCCCACCCGGACGAACTGGTGCCCGGCACCTTGCGCGTGGTCTCGCTACGCATGGATTACCTGCCCGGCGAGACCCAGATGGCACAACTGCTGGCCAAACCGGAAAAAGCCTACATCTCGCGCTACGCCCTCGGCCGCGACTACCACAAGCTGATCCGCAAACGCGTCCAACAATTGGCTGACCGTATTCAGGCACAAATCGGCCCATTTGGCTTTCGCGCCTTTGTCGACAGCGCACCGGTGCTGGAAAAAGCCATCGCCGAACAGGCTGGCCTGGGCTGGATCGGCAAAAATACCCTGGTACTCAATCGCAAGGCCGGCAGTTATTTCTTCCTGAGCGAACTGTTTGTCGACCTGCCATTGCCGGTTGATCCGCCGCACAGCACCGAACACTGCGGCCGCTGCACCGCGTGCCTGGACATCTGCCCCACCAACGCCTTCGTCGGCCCTTACGTGCTGGACGCCCGGCGCTGCATTTCCTACCTGACCATCGAACTCAAGAGCGCCATCCCAGAAGACTTGCGCCCACTGATCGGCAACCGGGTATTCGGCTGCGATGATTGTCAGATCGTTTGCCCGTGGAATCGTTTCGCGCGCCCCACCACGGAAGGCGATTTCAAGCCACGGCACAATCTGGACAACGCAGAGCTGGCCGAACTGTTCATGTGGGACGAGGACACATTCCTGAGCAGCACCGAAGGTTCACCGTTGCGCCGCGCCGGCTACGAGCGCTGGCTGCGCAACCTGGCGGTGGGCCTGGGCAATGCGCCGTCGAGTATTCCGGTGCTGGAAGCCTTGAAGGCGCGCCGCGATTACCCCTCGGAGCTGGTGCGTGAACATGTGGAGTGGGCACTCAAGCAGCACGCCGAGCGTCAATGCACGTCGTCGTTATAG
- a CDS encoding NAD(P)H-hydrate dehydratase has protein sequence MPQTKHAITDVQPLLPGHLPQLAARSPDAHKGQFGHLLVIGGDHGFGGAALLSSESALRSGAGMVSLATRVEHVPAALARLPEVMTVGVSSANQLMGLLEKISVIVIGPGLGGAAWGKSLLSVAANAKQPQVWDADALNQLATGRVALPADCVITPHPGEAARLLGISTAEVQADRLKVARALSQKFNAVAILKGAGSLIASPDGRVSRCDQGHPAMATAGLGDVLAGLVGALLAQGMPAFDASCLAVWLHATAGDRQGTLGRGLAASDLIPAIRQLLEEQSPCLK, from the coding sequence ATGCCGCAGACAAAACACGCAATAACCGACGTTCAGCCCCTGTTGCCCGGCCATTTGCCGCAACTGGCTGCACGTTCTCCGGACGCCCATAAGGGCCAGTTCGGCCACCTGCTGGTCATCGGTGGCGACCACGGCTTTGGCGGCGCCGCGTTGCTGAGCAGCGAAAGCGCCTTGCGCAGCGGTGCCGGCATGGTTTCCCTGGCGACTCGCGTCGAGCATGTGCCGGCTGCCTTGGCGCGCTTGCCCGAAGTCATGACCGTTGGGGTGAGTTCGGCCAACCAACTGATGGGCTTGCTGGAAAAAATCTCGGTCATCGTCATTGGTCCGGGCCTGGGCGGTGCCGCCTGGGGCAAAAGCCTGTTATCGGTCGCCGCCAACGCCAAACAGCCACAAGTCTGGGATGCCGATGCCTTGAATCAGCTGGCGACCGGCCGCGTAGCGCTTCCGGCTGACTGCGTGATCACCCCGCATCCCGGCGAAGCGGCGCGTTTGTTGGGGATATCGACAGCCGAGGTTCAGGCGGATCGTCTTAAGGTGGCGCGCGCGTTGAGTCAGAAATTCAATGCAGTGGCTATCCTCAAGGGGGCTGGCAGTTTGATCGCCAGCCCGGATGGGCGCGTTTCCCGGTGTGACCAGGGCCACCCGGCCATGGCGACGGCCGGGCTCGGCGATGTGTTGGCCGGCCTGGTGGGCGCACTGCTTGCCCAGGGGATGCCAGCCTTTGACGCCAGTTGCCTGGCCGTGTGGTTGCACGCGACGGCGGGAGATCGCCAGGGCACCTTGGGTCGCGGGTTGGCTGCCAGTGACCTGATACCTGCCATTCGTCAATTGTTGGAGGAGCAGTCGCCGTGCCTGAAGTAA
- the tsaE gene encoding tRNA (adenosine(37)-N6)-threonylcarbamoyltransferase complex ATPase subunit type 1 TsaE: MPEVNRFLADEEAMVQFGHCLARVTKGAGLIFLEGDLGAGKTTLSRGIIRGLGHEGAVKSPTFTLVEPYEIGAIRAFHFDLYRLVDPEELEYMGIRDYFDEDALCLIEWPDKGTGFLPKPDLTITITPHEHGRLLKLLPQSARGESWCAALALEFK, translated from the coding sequence GTGCCTGAAGTAAACCGTTTCCTGGCCGATGAAGAGGCCATGGTGCAGTTCGGCCATTGCCTAGCACGGGTCACGAAAGGCGCGGGGCTGATCTTTCTCGAAGGTGACCTGGGGGCGGGCAAGACCACGCTGTCCCGGGGGATTATTCGCGGGTTGGGCCACGAGGGGGCGGTGAAAAGTCCGACCTTTACCCTGGTCGAACCTTATGAGATCGGGGCGATAAGAGCCTTCCACTTCGATCTCTATCGCCTGGTGGACCCTGAAGAGCTGGAGTACATGGGCATCCGTGACTACTTCGACGAAGATGCGTTGTGCCTGATCGAGTGGCCAGATAAAGGCACAGGCTTTTTGCCAAAGCCGGACCTGACCATTACCATTACGCCGCATGAGCATGGACGTCTGCTGAAGTTGTTGCCCCAGAGCGCGCGCGGTGAGTCGTGGTGCGCCGCTCTGGCATTGGAATTCAAATAA
- a CDS encoding N-acetylmuramoyl-L-alanine amidase, whose product MRFRALVAVVGVLLAAMTVNALAASQVKSVRLWRAPDNTRLVFDLSGPVQHSVFTLTAPDRLVIDINGATLAAPLKVSTANTPITAMRSAQRTPTDLRVVIDLKKVVTPKSFSLAPNAQYGNRLVVDLFDNAADAAPPPAPTPSVATVPAVPVNPSQPQVKLPPPPPAPAGKRDIIVVIDAGHGGEDPGASGSRGQHEKDVVLAIARELQRQVNGMKGYRAELTRTGDYFIPLRGRTEIARKKGADLFVSIHADAAPSAAAFGASVFALSDRGATSETARWLADSENRSDLIGGAGNVSLDDKDKMLAGVLLDLSMTASLTSSLNVGQKVLSNIGRVTSLHKQRVEQAGFMVLKSPDIPSILVETGFISNSNEASKLASASHQQALARSISAGVRQFFQQNPPPGTYIAWLRDSGKIAQGPRDHRVQPGDTLAMLAVRFQVSAATLRSANNLKTDELKVGQVLTIPGTELAAQ is encoded by the coding sequence ATGCGCTTTCGCGCGTTGGTTGCTGTCGTAGGGGTGTTGCTTGCGGCAATGACTGTCAATGCTCTGGCTGCTTCACAGGTGAAGAGTGTTCGCCTGTGGCGAGCGCCGGATAACACGCGACTGGTGTTCGACCTGTCTGGCCCTGTCCAGCACAGCGTCTTTACCCTGACGGCGCCTGATCGCCTGGTGATCGATATCAACGGTGCGACCCTGGCCGCGCCGTTGAAAGTCTCCACCGCCAATACGCCGATTACCGCCATGCGCTCGGCCCAACGTACGCCGACCGACCTGCGTGTAGTGATCGACCTGAAAAAGGTCGTGACCCCGAAAAGCTTCTCCCTGGCACCCAACGCCCAGTACGGCAACCGGCTGGTGGTCGACCTGTTCGACAATGCCGCCGATGCTGCACCGCCGCCTGCGCCGACGCCGAGCGTGGCGACCGTGCCGGCGGTGCCGGTCAATCCGTCGCAACCACAGGTTAAATTGCCACCGCCACCTCCCGCCCCGGCGGGCAAGCGCGACATTATTGTCGTGATCGATGCCGGCCATGGCGGTGAAGACCCGGGCGCCTCCGGTTCACGCGGCCAGCATGAAAAAGACGTGGTACTGGCTATCGCCCGCGAGTTGCAGCGCCAGGTCAACGGCATGAAAGGCTATCGCGCCGAGCTGACCCGTACCGGCGACTACTTCATCCCGCTGCGCGGTCGTACCGAAATCGCCCGCAAGAAAGGCGCCGACCTGTTCGTGTCGATCCACGCCGATGCCGCACCTTCGGCTGCCGCCTTCGGCGCCTCGGTGTTTGCCCTGTCGGATCGCGGCGCCACCTCCGAGACCGCCCGCTGGCTGGCCGACAGTGAAAACCGCTCCGACTTGATCGGTGGGGCCGGTAACGTGTCCCTCGATGACAAGGACAAGATGCTCGCCGGTGTGCTGCTCGACCTGTCGATGACCGCTTCATTGACCTCCAGCCTGAACGTCGGCCAGAAAGTCCTGAGCAACATCGGCCGCGTGACCTCGCTGCACAAGCAGCGTGTGGAGCAGGCCGGATTCATGGTGCTGAAGTCGCCGGACATTCCATCGATCCTGGTGGAAACCGGGTTCATCTCCAACTCCAACGAAGCCTCCAAGCTGGCCAGCGCCAGCCACCAGCAGGCGTTGGCACGCTCCATCAGTGCCGGCGTGCGTCAGTTCTTCCAGCAGAACCCGCCACCGGGCACCTACATCGCCTGGCTGCGCGACTCCGGGAAAATCGCCCAGGGCCCGCGTGACCATCGCGTGCAGCCTGGCGACACCCTGGCCATGCTGGCTGTCCGTTTCCAGGTGTCGGCCGCGACCTTGCGCAGCGCCAACAACCTGAAGACCGATGAGTTGAAAGTCGGCCAGGTGTTGACCATCCCTGGCACTGAATTGGCGGCACAGTAA